From one Anguilla rostrata isolate EN2019 chromosome 12, ASM1855537v3, whole genome shotgun sequence genomic stretch:
- the LOC135236217 gene encoding G protein-activated inward rectifier potassium channel 3-like isoform X1, which translates to MQARSPVEDPPAMMSTEVHSRAALQEARSRRQQLRRNSVPPVRTLRAKHLLAYLPGPAQHSPHPYMEKAESKVVTKSPPCLWGAPAAHENGSSRETSPPQPRPPTPQQQEELCEVSAGACPGKSRRYRKRLSSRWRLSGAPRGECGPGGKAPSIFSFSRPLGAHRGRPRGQRYVEALVGSGSRHLGPEGEQRQRYVTKDGKCRVNLGAIDGRARFLSDVFTTLVDLRCRWFLLVFTVCYVATWVAFAQIYFLDAWLRGDLAHAGDPAWAPCYQNVDGFLSALLLSVESQMTIGYGHRMVTAGCAEGAALLMAQSIVGSVIDVLMMGCMFVKISRPQKRAQTLVFSRRCVVSQRDGRLCLMFRVGDLRESHMVDAKIRARLVRSRLTEEGEFVPLEQSEINLGFDTGADRLFLVEPQTITHVIDRASPFWETSAETLKRDRLEVIVILEGIVEASGMTCQARTSYTENEILWGHRFESCMTKEKGAFQVDYSTFDKTFPVKTWSHSAKEMQERGRSERSDLSSYWNTVSDAHPSETSEQLWTEERAGASADIHSRDSKACDVYARV; encoded by the exons ccCTGTAGAGGACCCCCCAGCCATGATGTCCACAGAGGTCCACAGCCGTGCGGCCTTGCAGGAGGCCCGGAGCAGGAGGCAGCAGCTCCGCCGGAACTCAGTGCCCCCGGTCCGCACCCTCAGAGCCAAACACCTCCTGGCCTACCTGCCCGGACCTGCCCAACACTCACCCCACCCGTACATGGAGAAG GCTGAATCCAAAGTGGTTACCAAGTCCCCACCCTGTTTGTGGGGAGCCCCTGCTGCCCATGAAAATGGTAGTTCCCGCGAAACCTCACCTCCTCAGCCACGACCTCCGACCCCTCAGCAGCAGGAAGAGCTCTGTGAGGTCAGCGCCGGGGCGTGTCCGGGGAAGTCGCGGCGCTACCGCAAGCGGCTCAGCTCCCGGTGGCGCCTCTCTGGCGCCCCCCGTGGCGAGTGCGGACCCGGCGGGAAGGCGCCGTCcatcttctccttctccaggcCCCTCGGGGCCCACCGGGGCCGCCCGCGGGGGCAGCGGTACGTGGAGGCGCTCGTGGGCAGCGGGAGCCGCCACCTCGGCCCCGAGGGGGAGCAGCGGCAGCGCTACGTTACCAAGGACGGAAAGTGCCGGGTCAACCTGGGCGCCATCGACGGGCGCGCCCGCTTCCTGTCCGACGTCTTCACCACCCTGGTGGACCTGCGGTGCCGCTGGTTCCTGCTGGTCTTCACCGTCTGCTACGTCGCCACCTGGGTGGCCTTCGCCCAGATCTACTTCCTGGACGCCTGGCTGCGGGGCGACCTGGCGCACGCCGGGGACCCCGCCTGGGCGCCCTGCTACCAGAACGTGGATGGGTTCCTCTCCGCCCTCCTCCTGTCCGTCGAGAGCCAGATGACCATCGGCTACGGCCACAGGATGGTGACGGCCGGCTGCGCGGAGGGGGCGGCGCTGCTCATGGCCCAGTCCATCGTGGGCTCCGTCATCGACGTGCTCATGATGGGCTGCATGTTCGTCAAGATCTCGCGGCCGCAGAAGCGGGCGCAGACGCTGGTCTTCTCCCGCCGCTGCGTGGTGTCCCAGCGCGACGGGCGCCTCTGCCTCATGTTCCGCGTGGGCGACCTGCGGGAGAGCCACATGGTCGACGCCAAGATCCGCGCTCGGCTCGTCAGGTCCCGGCTCACCGAGGAGGGCGAGTTCGTCCCGCTGGAGCAGTCCGAGATCAACCTGGGCTTCGACACGGGCGCCGACCGGCTCTTCCTGGTGGAGCCGCAGACCATCACGCACGTCATCGACAGGGCCAGCCCCTTCTGGGAGACCAGCGCCGAGACTCTGAAGAGGGACAGGCTGGAGGTCATCGTCATCCTGGAGGGCATAGTGGAAGCATCAG GCATGACATGTCAGGCCAGGACCTCGTACACAGAAAATGAGATCTTGTGGGGACATCGCTTTGAGTCCTGCATGACCAAGGAGAAGGGGGCTTTCCAGGTCGATTACAGCACCTTCGACAAGACGTTCCCCGTCAAGACCTGGTCCCACAGCGCTAAGGAGATgcaggagaggggaaggagCGAGAGGTCAGATCTCAGCTCCTACTGGAACACTGTCTCTGACGCCCACCCATCCGAGACTAGCGAGCAGCTCTGGACTGAGGAAAGAGCTGGAGCTAGCGCAGATATCCACAGCAGGGACTCTAAGGCCTGTGACGTGTATGCCAGAGTATGA
- the LOC135236217 gene encoding G protein-activated inward rectifier potassium channel 3-like isoform X2: MMSTEVHSRAALQEARSRRQQLRRNSVPPVRTLRAKHLLAYLPGPAQHSPHPYMEKAESKVVTKSPPCLWGAPAAHENGSSRETSPPQPRPPTPQQQEELCEVSAGACPGKSRRYRKRLSSRWRLSGAPRGECGPGGKAPSIFSFSRPLGAHRGRPRGQRYVEALVGSGSRHLGPEGEQRQRYVTKDGKCRVNLGAIDGRARFLSDVFTTLVDLRCRWFLLVFTVCYVATWVAFAQIYFLDAWLRGDLAHAGDPAWAPCYQNVDGFLSALLLSVESQMTIGYGHRMVTAGCAEGAALLMAQSIVGSVIDVLMMGCMFVKISRPQKRAQTLVFSRRCVVSQRDGRLCLMFRVGDLRESHMVDAKIRARLVRSRLTEEGEFVPLEQSEINLGFDTGADRLFLVEPQTITHVIDRASPFWETSAETLKRDRLEVIVILEGIVEASGMTCQARTSYTENEILWGHRFESCMTKEKGAFQVDYSTFDKTFPVKTWSHSAKEMQERGRSERSDLSSYWNTVSDAHPSETSEQLWTEERAGASADIHSRDSKACDVYARV; encoded by the exons ATGATGTCCACAGAGGTCCACAGCCGTGCGGCCTTGCAGGAGGCCCGGAGCAGGAGGCAGCAGCTCCGCCGGAACTCAGTGCCCCCGGTCCGCACCCTCAGAGCCAAACACCTCCTGGCCTACCTGCCCGGACCTGCCCAACACTCACCCCACCCGTACATGGAGAAG GCTGAATCCAAAGTGGTTACCAAGTCCCCACCCTGTTTGTGGGGAGCCCCTGCTGCCCATGAAAATGGTAGTTCCCGCGAAACCTCACCTCCTCAGCCACGACCTCCGACCCCTCAGCAGCAGGAAGAGCTCTGTGAGGTCAGCGCCGGGGCGTGTCCGGGGAAGTCGCGGCGCTACCGCAAGCGGCTCAGCTCCCGGTGGCGCCTCTCTGGCGCCCCCCGTGGCGAGTGCGGACCCGGCGGGAAGGCGCCGTCcatcttctccttctccaggcCCCTCGGGGCCCACCGGGGCCGCCCGCGGGGGCAGCGGTACGTGGAGGCGCTCGTGGGCAGCGGGAGCCGCCACCTCGGCCCCGAGGGGGAGCAGCGGCAGCGCTACGTTACCAAGGACGGAAAGTGCCGGGTCAACCTGGGCGCCATCGACGGGCGCGCCCGCTTCCTGTCCGACGTCTTCACCACCCTGGTGGACCTGCGGTGCCGCTGGTTCCTGCTGGTCTTCACCGTCTGCTACGTCGCCACCTGGGTGGCCTTCGCCCAGATCTACTTCCTGGACGCCTGGCTGCGGGGCGACCTGGCGCACGCCGGGGACCCCGCCTGGGCGCCCTGCTACCAGAACGTGGATGGGTTCCTCTCCGCCCTCCTCCTGTCCGTCGAGAGCCAGATGACCATCGGCTACGGCCACAGGATGGTGACGGCCGGCTGCGCGGAGGGGGCGGCGCTGCTCATGGCCCAGTCCATCGTGGGCTCCGTCATCGACGTGCTCATGATGGGCTGCATGTTCGTCAAGATCTCGCGGCCGCAGAAGCGGGCGCAGACGCTGGTCTTCTCCCGCCGCTGCGTGGTGTCCCAGCGCGACGGGCGCCTCTGCCTCATGTTCCGCGTGGGCGACCTGCGGGAGAGCCACATGGTCGACGCCAAGATCCGCGCTCGGCTCGTCAGGTCCCGGCTCACCGAGGAGGGCGAGTTCGTCCCGCTGGAGCAGTCCGAGATCAACCTGGGCTTCGACACGGGCGCCGACCGGCTCTTCCTGGTGGAGCCGCAGACCATCACGCACGTCATCGACAGGGCCAGCCCCTTCTGGGAGACCAGCGCCGAGACTCTGAAGAGGGACAGGCTGGAGGTCATCGTCATCCTGGAGGGCATAGTGGAAGCATCAG GCATGACATGTCAGGCCAGGACCTCGTACACAGAAAATGAGATCTTGTGGGGACATCGCTTTGAGTCCTGCATGACCAAGGAGAAGGGGGCTTTCCAGGTCGATTACAGCACCTTCGACAAGACGTTCCCCGTCAAGACCTGGTCCCACAGCGCTAAGGAGATgcaggagaggggaaggagCGAGAGGTCAGATCTCAGCTCCTACTGGAACACTGTCTCTGACGCCCACCCATCCGAGACTAGCGAGCAGCTCTGGACTGAGGAAAGAGCTGGAGCTAGCGCAGATATCCACAGCAGGGACTCTAAGGCCTGTGACGTGTATGCCAGAGTATGA
- the tmprss5 gene encoding transmembrane protease serine 5, whose protein sequence is MFAPTKNWFNQPLARPHDPPWQNNRFILLAPLLTSLSLCQTKIPHCILLNGKVSHSWALGASLSPPRGVSQITAALSWTRTPEENMSIEADTLSVIENPGAVPHPFGRDGTGAEGAAGVHGNPAWLREIHPESKVSSKVTAHRLVRVLAAVCAVGILGGVAVGVWFIVKLLLRPTITQSPAGLGDTKETSFCNVTEDISVTDPRKVFYRISPENSLLEIQLEKLQTWLPVCYERWNSSLGTLVCRQLGYLRLTKHKGVNLTDIGPNYTDGFVQITSEHKNSLENLWQFRGSCLTGKVIALKCFECGTRAKLARIIGGVEATLGRWPWQVSLYYSNRHTCGGSIITSQWIVTAAHCVHNYRLPQVSSWMVYAGMVTRGSAKLAQHTGYAVDKIIYNKNYNHRSHDNDIALMKLRTPLNFTDTIRPVCLPQYDYDLPGGTQCWISGWGYTQPDEVHIPDTLKEAPVPLISTKKCNSSCMYNGEISPRMLCAGYTEGKVDACQGDSGGPLVCQDDSVWRLVGVVSWGTGCAEPNHPGVYTKVAEFLGWIYEMIENY, encoded by the exons ATGTTTGCCCCCACAAAGAACTGGTTCAACCAGCCTCTGGCTAGGCCCCATGACCCCCCTTGGCAAAACAACAGGTTCATTCTTTTAGCGCCACTGCTGACCTCATTGTCTCTTTGTCAAACGAAAATCCCGCATTGCATTCTGCTAAATGGCAAAGTATCGCACAGCTGGGCGCTCGgcgcatctctctctcccccgcgcGGCGTTTCACAGATCACCGCCGCGCTTTCCTGGACACGGACGCCGGAGGAAAACATG AGTATTGAAGCGGACACGCTGTCTGTGATTGAAAACCCTGGAGCTGTCCCACACCCTTTTGGAAGAGACGGGACAGGTGCAGAGGGGGCCGCAGGTGTCCACGGCAACCCGGCCTGGCTAAGAGAAATCCACCCGGAGAGTAAAG TATCTTCCAAGGTGACAGCCCACAGGCTGGTGAGAGTCTTGGccgctgtgtgtgcagttggaATCCTGGGGGGTGTGGCTGTTGGTGTTTGGTTCATAG TAAAACTGCTGCTGAGGCCTACCATCACTCAAAGCCCAGCAGGACTGGGGGACACCAAAGAGACCTCTTTCTGCAATGTGACTGAGGACATCTCTGTCACTGACCCCAGGAAAG TGTTTTACAGGATCAGCCCGGAGAACTCGCTGCTGGAGATCCAGCTGGAGAAGCTGCAGACGTGGCTGCCCGTGTGCTACGAGCGCTGGAACTCTTCGCTGGGCACGCTGGTGTGTCGCCAACTTGGCTACCTCAG GCTAACCAAGCACAAAGGAGTGAACCTGACAGATATTGGACCCAATTACACTGATGGCTTTGTTCAAATTACTtcagaacacaaaaacagtctTGAAAACCTATGGCAATTCAG GGGAAGTTGCCTCACAGGAAAGGTTATAGCATTGAAATGCTTTG AGTGTGGGACTCGAGCCAAGCTTGCGAGGATCATCGGGGGCGTGGAGGCCACTTTGGGCAGGTGGCCCTGGCAGGTGAGCCTGTACTACAGCAACCGTCACACCTGCGGAGGCTCCATCATCACCAGCCAATGGATTGTCACCGCCGCGCACTGCGTCCACAA TTACAGGCTGCCTCAGGTGTCCAGCTGGATGGTGTATGCTGGCATGGTCACTCGAGGGTCGGCCAAGCTCGCCCAGCACACGGGGTACGCGGTGGACAAGATCATCTACAACAAAAACTACAACCACAGGAGTCATGACAATGACATCGCCTTGATGAAACTCAGGACCCCTCTGAATTTTACAG ACACCATCAGGCCAGTTTGTCTGCCACAGTATGACTATGACCTCCCAGGAGGAACACAGTGCTGGATCTCCGGATGGGGTTACACTCAACCTGACGAGG TCCATATCCCAGACACGCTGAAAGAAGCACCGGTCCCGTTGATAAGCACAAAGAAATGCAACAGCTCCTGCATGTATAACGGAGAGATCAGTCCCAGAATGCTGTGCGCCGGCTACACTGAGGGCAAAGTGGACGCCTGCCAG GGGGACAGCGGGGGACCCCTGGTGTGCCAGGATGACAGCGTTTGGAGACTGGTTGGCGTGGTAAGCTGGGGGACAGGCTGTGCCGAGCCCAACCATCCTGGCGTTTACACCAAGGTGGCAGAGTTCCTGGGCTGGATATATGAGATGATTGAG AACTACTGA
- the pih1d2 gene encoding PIH1 domain-containing protein 2 isoform X1, whose protein sequence is MSAVHGQAVDLQQASQLWSMLDEMSDNDPESYRTFIHRQLKEGAEFCAPPQAYACIRTVVQEPKEGLLYINLCSWKRIPAPKGHSQPVPVGGGRLETLSDDSETYSVVDVAFNPSVLQGVQESPQERDQLHLLALSFIQQQHGLRLSQDYTLLSGRLKGTGQSLRLRLASKRQDTPSAPAPKSPSGSSLLQQISSLRGEQGESEDSPPIQLTPQNRAGPAKPALIQVISSTESAQPRRPSHQLSTATDANGTTKAVRLTVELPGVRSMSECQLSLSQDDVLLEVGDTYHLHLELPEAVREEEASAVFNRKKRTLSVTMPVL, encoded by the exons ATGTCAGCGGTTCACGGCCAAGCGGTTGATCTACAACAGGCCAGCCAGTTGTGGTCTATGCTTGATGAGATGTCCGATAATGATCCCGAAAGCTACCGTACATTCATACACCGACAGCTTAAAGAGGGCGCCGAGTTCTGCGCCCCACCTCAAGCATACGCTTGCATACGCACGGTTGTACAG gAGCCGAAGGAAGGGCTTCTCTACATCAACCTGTGCAGCTGGAAACGAATCCCTGCGCCCAAGGGCCATTCCCAGCCTGTTCCTGTAGGTGGAGGGAGACTGGAGACATTGTCAGATGACAGCG AGACCTACAGCGTGGTGGATGTTGCCTTTAACCCCAGCGTGCTGCAGGGGGTGCAGGAGAGCCCACAGGAGAGGGACCAGCTCCACCTCCTGGCCCTCAGCTTCATCCAGCAGCAGCATGGCCTACGCCTGTCCCAGGACTACACCCTGCTCAGCGGCAGACTGAAAGGCACTGGCCAAAGCTTGAGACTCCGCCTGGCGTCTAAACGCCAGGATACCCCGTCTGCTCCTGCCCCCAAATCCCCTTCAG gctcctctctcctccagcagaTCTCCTCTCTACgaggggagcagggggaaaGCGAGGACAGCCCTCCTATCCAGCTGACCCCACAGAACCGGGCTGGCCCAGCGAAGCCGGCTCTCATCCAGGTCATCTCCAGCACGGAGTCCGCCCAGCCGCGGCGCCCAAGTCACCAGCTCAGCACCGCCACGGACGCTAACGGGACCACCAAGGCCGTCCGGCTGACCGTGGAGCTGCCCGGCGTCCGCTCCATGTCCGAGTGCCAGCTCAGTTTATCCCAG GATGATGTGTTGCTGGAGGTTGGGGACACGTACCACCTGCATCTGGAGCTACCGGAGGCAGTaagagaggaggaggccagCGCAGTCTTTAACAGGAAGAAACGCACACTGTCCGTCACCATGCCTGTGCTGTAG
- the pih1d2 gene encoding PIH1 domain-containing protein 2 isoform X2, with product MLDEMSDNDPESYRTFIHRQLKEGAEFCAPPQAYACIRTVVQEPKEGLLYINLCSWKRIPAPKGHSQPVPVGGGRLETLSDDSETYSVVDVAFNPSVLQGVQESPQERDQLHLLALSFIQQQHGLRLSQDYTLLSGRLKGTGQSLRLRLASKRQDTPSAPAPKSPSGSSLLQQISSLRGEQGESEDSPPIQLTPQNRAGPAKPALIQVISSTESAQPRRPSHQLSTATDANGTTKAVRLTVELPGVRSMSECQLSLSQDDVLLEVGDTYHLHLELPEAVREEEASAVFNRKKRTLSVTMPVL from the exons ATGCTTGATGAGATGTCCGATAATGATCCCGAAAGCTACCGTACATTCATACACCGACAGCTTAAAGAGGGCGCCGAGTTCTGCGCCCCACCTCAAGCATACGCTTGCATACGCACGGTTGTACAG gAGCCGAAGGAAGGGCTTCTCTACATCAACCTGTGCAGCTGGAAACGAATCCCTGCGCCCAAGGGCCATTCCCAGCCTGTTCCTGTAGGTGGAGGGAGACTGGAGACATTGTCAGATGACAGCG AGACCTACAGCGTGGTGGATGTTGCCTTTAACCCCAGCGTGCTGCAGGGGGTGCAGGAGAGCCCACAGGAGAGGGACCAGCTCCACCTCCTGGCCCTCAGCTTCATCCAGCAGCAGCATGGCCTACGCCTGTCCCAGGACTACACCCTGCTCAGCGGCAGACTGAAAGGCACTGGCCAAAGCTTGAGACTCCGCCTGGCGTCTAAACGCCAGGATACCCCGTCTGCTCCTGCCCCCAAATCCCCTTCAG gctcctctctcctccagcagaTCTCCTCTCTACgaggggagcagggggaaaGCGAGGACAGCCCTCCTATCCAGCTGACCCCACAGAACCGGGCTGGCCCAGCGAAGCCGGCTCTCATCCAGGTCATCTCCAGCACGGAGTCCGCCCAGCCGCGGCGCCCAAGTCACCAGCTCAGCACCGCCACGGACGCTAACGGGACCACCAAGGCCGTCCGGCTGACCGTGGAGCTGCCCGGCGTCCGCTCCATGTCCGAGTGCCAGCTCAGTTTATCCCAG GATGATGTGTTGCTGGAGGTTGGGGACACGTACCACCTGCATCTGGAGCTACCGGAGGCAGTaagagaggaggaggccagCGCAGTCTTTAACAGGAAGAAACGCACACTGTCCGTCACCATGCCTGTGCTGTAG
- the LOC135235780 gene encoding dihydrolipoyllysine-residue acetyltransferase component of pyruvate dehydrogenase complex-like, whose product MLRLVVRLRKAVNLSRPQLSSGPLVRSRSGPGSSHLKRYHSGGSTRILPLCYPTKYSTANVHGSLKGKHIVCCYQSKRFYSLPPHQKVDLPALSPTMQMGTIARWEKKEGDKINEGDLIAEVETDKATVGFELLEECYLAKILVPEGTRDVVIGSPICITVESPDLIPAFKDYTLEMASAPSTPVAGTPPPAPPPPAASAPAPPQAPGSSYPPHMKILLPALSPTMTVGTVQRWEKKLGEKLSEGDLLAEIETDKATIGFEVQEEGYLAKVLIAEGTRDVPLGTPLCIIVENEADIQAFADYTETAMAEISTPPPAPTPSPAAAPPTPTAAPPSPAPGPAVPAGAKKGRVFASPLARKLAAEKGIDLAQVKGTGPDGRVTRKDIESFVPPKAAPAPPPAPAPAPAAPVPAPAAVPMPTGTFTDIPISNIRRVIAQRLMQSKQTIPHYYLSVDINMDQVLELRKELNQEVKAENIKLSVNDFLIKASALACLKVPEANSSWLDTIIRQNHVVDVSVAVSTPNGLITPIVFNAHIKGLSAISTDVMSLAAKAREGKLQPHEFQGGTFTISNLGMFGIKNFSAIINPPQACILAVGGSEKRLLPADNERGFDVASMMSVTLSCDHRVVDGAVGAQWLAEFRKFLEKPVTMLL is encoded by the exons ATGTTGCGTTTGGTTGTACGTCTAAGAAAAGCTGTCAATCTCAGCCGGCCCCAACTCAGTTCGGGCCCGTTGGTAAGATCTCGATCTGGACCAGGCTCTTCTCACCTGAAGAGGTACCATTCAGGCGGCTCGACTCGGATTCTACCCCTTTGTTATCCCACAAAATATAGCACCGCCAATGTACACGGTTCATTGAAAGGTAAACATATTGTGTGCTGCTATCAGAGCAAGCGGTTCTACAGCCTTCCACCTCACCAGAAG GTGGACCTTCCAGCCCTCTCCCCCACAATGCAAATGGGCACCATCGCGCGCTGGGAGAAGAAGGAGGGTGATAAAATCAACGAGGGCGATCTAATCGCAGAG GTGGAGACGGACAAGGCAACAGTGGGCTTCGAACTGCTGGAGGAGTGTTACCTGGCCAAAATTCTGGTCCCAGAGGGAACAAGGGACGTAGTTATAGGATCACCCATCTGCATCACTGTGGAAAG CCCTGACCTCATTCCCGCCTTTAAGGACTACACCTTGGAAATGGCATCGGCGCCCTCCACCCCCGTCGCAGGAaccccgcctcctgcccctccccctcctgctgcctccgcccccgcacccccacagGCTCCCGGGAGCTCCTACCCCCCGCACATGAAA ATCCTGCTGCCTGCCCTGTCCCCCACCATGACCGTGGGCACCGTACAGCGCTGGGAGAAGAAGCTGGGAGAGAAGCTGAGCGAGGGGGACCTGCTGGCCGAGATCGAGACGGACAAGGCCACCATCG GGTTcgaggtgcaggaggagggcTACCTGGCCAAGGTGCTGATCGCCGAGGGGACCCGGGACGTCCCCCTGGGCACCCCGCTCTGCATCATCGTGGAGAACGAGGCCGACATCCAGGCCTTCGCCGACTACACGGAGACGGCCATGGCTGAGATCAGcaccccgcccccggcccccaccccctcaccg GCGGCGGCTCCACCCACCCCGACCGCAGCACCCCCCTCGCCAGCGCCCGGCCCGGCCGTCCCCGCGGGCGCCAAGAAGGGGCGAGTCTTCGCCAGCCCCCTCGCCCGAAAACTGGCCGCTGAGAAGGGCATCGACCTGGCCCAGGTCAAAG GGACGGGACCAGATGGCAGAGTCACCAGAAAAGACATCGAGAGCTTCGTCCCACCCAAGGCTGCACCC gccccgccccctgcaccaGCTCCCGCCCCCGCGGCTCCAGTGCCCGCCCCTGCTGCGGTCCCCATGCCGACCGGCACCTTCACAGACATCCCCATCAGCAACATCCGCAGG GTGATTGCACAGAGGTTGATGCAGTCCAAGCAGACGATCCCACATTACTACCTGTCTGTGGACATCAACATGGACCAAGTGCTGGAGCTGAGGAAGGAGCTCAACCAG gaagtgaaggcAGAGAACATCAAGCTCTCAGTCAATGACTTCCTCATCAAGGCCTCGGCTCTGGCCTGTCTGAAGGTGCCCGAGGCCAACTCCTCCTGGTTGGACACCATCATTCGCCA gaaccacgTTGTGGACGTCAGCGTCGCGGTCAGCACCCCCAACGGCCTGATCACGCCCATCGTGTTCAACGCCCACATTAAGGGCCTGTCTGCCATCAGCACGGACGTGATGTCACTGGCCGCCAAGGCGAGGGAGGGCAAGCTGCAGCCCCACGAGTTCCAG ggAGGGACCTTCACCATCTCCAACCTCGGCATGTTTGGTATCAAGAACTTCTCGGCCATCATTAACCCGCCCCAGGCCTGCATCCTGGCTGTGGGGGGGTCGGAGAAGAGACTCCTCCCTGCAGATAacgagagagg GTTCGACGTGGCCAGCATGATGTCGGTGACGCTGAGCTGTGACCACCGGGTGGTGGACGGGGCGGTGGGCGCCCAGTGGCTGGCGGAGTTTCGCAAGTTCCTGGAGAAACCCGTCACCatgctgctgtga
- the dixdc1a gene encoding dixin-A — translation MGAKQMKCLSANSPTHSNRAEPITGQSEDKKECVAGQPKERLSTPCSGDEEEPSPRGQGAAPVHAWSVGRATWEEQLCEQQEQLQNEMHEARKLVSSLQALLLHGSLPEDEQGSVGEGVENTEQQLVILRSHMDQSTEESQDLKKELMRSKQEMFSLQGMKDALQLRLSAQEASALQLKQELLRSNMARDTLTAQSEELQRKVEEMSSMLSEYKKEIGQKDRLLQQQQAKLDEVLCTEFENNSQKLSESQNNGYPYTVGRAPSPASPSGVTEELPLIRDALRSLRNSFSGHDPQHHTIDTLEQAVANLMDRLHDLNPHHRQERKGRGRSPGQKANHCNRDSWPLSCKAVNSLSSPVLDPADSTKVLYFTDRSLTPFLINIPKRLDEVTLRDFKVAVDREGSFRYHFKALDPEFGTVKEEVFHDEALVPGWEGKIVAWVEEDHGDSR, via the exons CCTCAGCGCGAACAGTCCaacacactcaaacagagcGGAGCCCATCACCGGCCAATCAGAAGACAAAAAGGAGTGTGTGGCTGGCCAACCAAAGGAGAGACTGAGTACACCATGCTCAG GTGATGAGGAAGAGCCCTCCCCCCGTGGGCAGGGGGCGGCCCCAGTGCATGCCTGGTCAGTGGGGCGTGCTACGTGGGAGGAGCAGCTATGTGAGCAACAGGAGCAGCTACAGAATGAGATGCACGAGGCCAGAAAGCTGGTGTCCAGCCTACAG gCTTTGCTCCTCCATGGCTCTCTTCCTGAAGATGAACAggggagtgtgggggagggggtggagaacactgagcagcagctg GTCATACTCCGTAGTCATATGGACCAGAGCACGGAGGAGTCCCAGGACCTGAAG aaagAGCTGATGAGGTCCAAGCAGGAGATGTTCAGCCTGCAGGGAATGAAG GATGCTCTGCAGCTGCGCCTGTCTGCGCAGGAAGCGTCTgcgctgcagctgaagcaggagcTGCTGAGGTCCAACATGGCCAGAGACACGCTAACAGCACAGAGC GAGGAGTTGCAGAGGAAAGTGGAAGAGATGAGCAGCATGCTGAGTGAATATAAA AAGGAAATtggacagaaggacagactGCTCCAGCAGCAACAAGCAAAACTGGATGAGGTTTTGTGTACAGAGTTTGAGAATAACAGTCAAAAg CTCTCTGAGTCTCAGAATAATGGCTACCCATACACAGTGGGAAGGGCCCCATCACCAGCGTCCCCATCAGGGGTG aCAGAAGAGCTGCCGCTCATACGGGATGCCCTTCGGAGTTTGAGGAACAGTTTCAGTGGTCATGACCCCCAGCACCACACCATCGACACCCTGGAGCAGGCCGTGGCCAACCTCATGGACCGGCTCCACGACCTAAACCCACACCACAGACAAGAAAGGAAG GGGCGAGGCCGGTCTCCAGGGCAGAAAGCTAATCACTGCAATCGTGACTCCTGGCCGCTCAGTTGTA AAGCAGTGAACTCCCTCAGTAGTCCTGTGCTGGACCCTGCTGACTCCACCAAAGTGCTCTACTTCACTGACCGCTCACTCACACCATTCCTTATTAATATCCCCAAAAG GCTGGATGAAGTGACACTCAGAGACTTCAAAGTGGCGGTGGACAGAGAGGGCTCCTTCAGGTACCATTTCAAAGCCTTGGACCCCGAGTTTGGCACggtgaaggaggag GTGTTCCACGATGAGGCGCTGGTGCCCGGCTGGGAGGGTAAGATCGTGGCCTGGGTGGAAGAGGACCATGGGGACAGCAGGTAG